From the Deinococcus sonorensis KR-87 genome, the window GGCCGTCATGGGCGAGAACCTGATCCTGAACATGGCCAGCAAGGGCTTCACGGTGGCGGCCTTCAACCGCACCACCAGCAAGGTCACGGAGTTTGTGGAGGGCCGCGCCATGGGCCACACCATCCTGGGCGCCTATGACCTTCCGGAGTTCGTGGGCCTGCTCAAGCGTCCGCGCAAGGTGATGCTGATGGTCAAGGCGGGCGCGGCGGTTGACACCTTCATCGACATGCTGGTGCCGCTGCTGGAGCCGGGCGACATCATCATCGACGGCGGCAACACCTACTACCCGGACACGGTGCGCCGGGAGGCGGCCATGCGCGAAAAGGGCCTGTACTTCATCGGCACCGGCGTCTCCGGCGGTGAGGAAGGGGCGCTCACCGGTCCCAGCATCATGCCGGGCGGCAGCCGGGAAGCGTGGCCCGCCGTGCAGCCGATTTTCCAGGGCATCGCGGCGCGGGTGGCGGACGGCACGCCCTGCTGCGATTGGGTGGGCGACGGCGGCGCCGGTCACTTCGTAAAGATGGTCCACAACGGCATCGAGTACGCCGACATGCAGATGATCGCGGAAGCCTATAGCCTGCTGCGCGGCACGCTGGGCTTGACGCCGCAGGAGATCGGGGCGGTGTTCACCGAGTGGAACCGGGGCGAGCTGAACAGCTACCTGATTGAGATCACCGCCGACATCCTGACCAAGCTGGACGAGGAGACCGGCCAACCGCTGGTCGAGATGATCCTGGACACGGCCGGGCAGAAGGGCACCGGCAAGTGGACAAGCGTGGAGGCGCTGGATGTGGGCTCGCCGGCCGCCACCATCACCGAGGCGGTGTATGCCCGCGCCATCAGTGCCCTGAAGGAGGAGCGCGTGGCCGCCAGCCGGGTGCTGAAGGGACCGCTGCCGCAGCCCGCGCCGGACCGTGAGCTGTTTATTGAGCAGGTGCGGCGCGCCCTGTACGCCTCCAAGATCGCCGCCTACGCCCAGGGCTTCCAGCTGATGGACCTGTCCGCCCGCGAGAACGGCTGGACGCTGGACTTCGGCAGCATCGCCATGATGTGGCGCGGCGGATGCATCATCCGGGCGCAGTTCCTGGACCGCATCAAGGAGGCCTACGACGCCCAGCGCAGCCTGAACAACCTGCTGCTGGCGCCCTACTTCTCGGACATCATGGCCGAGCATCAGGCGGCGTGGCGGCAGGTGATCGCCTCAGCGGTGCTGGGCGGCACCTGGATTCCGGCCTTCTCCAGCGCGCTCGCCTATTACGACGGGTACCGCAGCGAGCGGCTGCCCGCCAACATCCTGCAGGCGCAGCGCGACTACTTCGGAGCACACACCTACGAGCGCACCGACCGACCGCGCGGCGAGTTCTTCCACACCAACTGGACCGGGCGCGGCGGCACCACCGCCAGCAGCACCTACAACGCCTGAAGTACGGCACTGAAGGGCGGGGGCAGAACTCAATGGCCCCCGCCCCGGTGGGCCCGCTCAAGGCGACGGATTAGCCGGCCTAGTAGGACCTTCAGGGTCAGG encodes:
- the gnd gene encoding decarboxylating NADP(+)-dependent phosphogluconate dehydrogenase — its product is MTQTRADEQAVATADIGVIGLAVMGENLILNMASKGFTVAAFNRTTSKVTEFVEGRAMGHTILGAYDLPEFVGLLKRPRKVMLMVKAGAAVDTFIDMLVPLLEPGDIIIDGGNTYYPDTVRREAAMREKGLYFIGTGVSGGEEGALTGPSIMPGGSREAWPAVQPIFQGIAARVADGTPCCDWVGDGGAGHFVKMVHNGIEYADMQMIAEAYSLLRGTLGLTPQEIGAVFTEWNRGELNSYLIEITADILTKLDEETGQPLVEMILDTAGQKGTGKWTSVEALDVGSPAATITEAVYARAISALKEERVAASRVLKGPLPQPAPDRELFIEQVRRALYASKIAAYAQGFQLMDLSARENGWTLDFGSIAMMWRGGCIIRAQFLDRIKEAYDAQRSLNNLLLAPYFSDIMAEHQAAWRQVIASAVLGGTWIPAFSSALAYYDGYRSERLPANILQAQRDYFGAHTYERTDRPRGEFFHTNWTGRGGTTASSTYNA